From Myxococcus stipitatus, the proteins below share one genomic window:
- a CDS encoding class II 3-deoxy-7-phosphoheptulonate synthase: protein MTTRTWTPRTWREKPVKYMPEDYPDRRALTRTEEELARLPPLVLPAETRRLSTALAQVADGRAFLLQGGDCAESFKEFTTDNVRDTFRLILQMAVVLTFAGGRPVVKVGRIAGQFAKPRTSPTETVDGVTLPAYRGDIINGMDFDATERTPDPRRLLRAYHQSSATLNLLRAYSQSGYTDLTNLHRWTLDFIAGTPQGDQYRKLADSIFESLCFLSALHPTPDHASPPMPVDLFTSHEALLLNYEEAMTRQEPSTGHWYDASAHMLWIGERTRQPEGGHLEFMRGVRNPIGIKCGPTLEPDELLRLVDLLNPEGIPGRLTLIGRFGSDKVAECLPGLMAATRRDGRSVIWSIDPMHGNTHKASNGYKTRAFDRILSEVKSFLDVAASEGVHAGGLHLEMTGQNVTECLGGHFPVTEDDLSSRYHTHCDPRLNADQALQLSFMVSEKLRATKTPRAQAA from the coding sequence GTGACGACTCGAACCTGGACTCCCCGCACCTGGCGGGAGAAGCCCGTGAAGTACATGCCGGAGGACTATCCCGACCGCCGCGCGCTCACGCGGACCGAGGAGGAGCTGGCGCGGCTGCCACCCCTGGTCCTCCCGGCGGAGACCCGGCGCCTGTCCACCGCGCTCGCGCAGGTCGCGGATGGGAGGGCCTTCCTCCTCCAGGGCGGAGACTGCGCGGAGAGCTTCAAGGAGTTCACCACCGACAACGTCCGCGACACCTTCCGCCTCATCCTCCAGATGGCCGTGGTGCTCACCTTCGCGGGCGGACGGCCGGTGGTGAAGGTGGGCCGCATCGCGGGCCAGTTCGCCAAGCCGCGCACCAGCCCCACGGAGACCGTGGACGGCGTCACCCTGCCCGCCTATCGGGGCGACATCATCAACGGCATGGACTTCGACGCCACCGAGCGCACGCCCGACCCCCGGCGACTGCTCAGGGCCTATCACCAGTCCTCCGCCACCCTGAACCTGCTGCGCGCCTACTCCCAGAGCGGCTACACGGACCTCACCAACCTGCACCGCTGGACGCTCGACTTCATCGCCGGCACACCGCAGGGCGACCAGTACCGGAAGCTGGCCGACTCCATCTTCGAATCGCTGTGCTTCCTGAGCGCCCTGCACCCGACGCCCGACCACGCGTCCCCGCCCATGCCCGTGGACCTCTTCACCAGCCACGAGGCCCTGCTCCTCAACTACGAGGAGGCCATGACGCGCCAGGAGCCCTCCACCGGCCACTGGTATGACGCCTCCGCCCACATGCTCTGGATTGGCGAGCGCACCCGCCAGCCCGAGGGCGGCCACCTCGAGTTCATGCGGGGCGTGCGCAATCCCATCGGCATCAAGTGTGGCCCCACCCTGGAGCCCGATGAGTTGTTGCGCCTGGTCGACCTCCTCAACCCGGAGGGCATCCCCGGTCGCCTGACACTCATCGGCCGCTTCGGCTCAGACAAGGTCGCCGAATGTCTGCCCGGATTGATGGCCGCCACCCGCCGCGATGGCCGCTCCGTCATCTGGTCCATCGACCCGATGCATGGCAATACACACAAGGCCAGCAATGGCTACAAGACTCGCGCCTTCGACCGCATCCTCTCCGAGGTGAAATCCTTCCTCGACGTCGCCGCCTCCGAGGGCGTCCACGCTGGTGGGCTCCATTTGGAGATGACAGGCCAGAACGTCACCGAGTGTCTCGGTGGCCACTTCCCGGTGACAGAAGATGACCTCTCGAGCCGCTATCACACGCACTGCGACCCGCGCTTGAACGCGGATCAGGCACTCCAGCTCTCCTTCATGGTCTCGGAAAAGCTCCGCGCCACGAAGACTCCGCGCGCCCAAGCGGCATGA
- the mxcH gene encoding TonB-dependent siderophore myxochelin receptor MxcH, with product MRTIFTISRHRERPCPGWVLRCCALVMVLGTSGLASAQTGATGPASVTPSPSEAVSGERPGTPAPAPAVPAPESPASPALVAPRLLQFVEATYPVEAEQARVEATVRLRLTLDAQGTVTAVDVLEGAGHGFDEAARDAALRFRFEPALRDGTPVPSRIPYLYEFRLPPEPTPPGVASPEEVTATEAHTQAPASTPESGEPADAHLEAIDVTVEGESVANLKRRSAEAVRVIETQTLRREAVDMGTALARTEGVGVRRAGGLGSRSRYSLAGFSDDQVRFFIDGVPLELTGYGPDFANVPVNLAQRMEVYQGVVPVRFGADALGGAVQIVTTENLRASALSASYELGSFETHRVTASAQRYSEATGLLLRASGFFDSSPNDYAVDVTVADSMGRVQSARLPRFHDAFRAGGGGLEVGFVDRPWARRLILRAFASAQGQEIQHDVTMTSAYGEADSANLSAGATLRFDQTYAEDFVVDAVGGYVYRRSRMTDLGTCAYDWFGRCIFELPQPGEMEERAIDRRVGQHTGFARVNLGWHLTRDKMLRLALAPTWVGRDGRDEALVGADVVDPLTGDRSVFNLVTGLEHELDALDERLENIAFAKNYVQRARAERLLPDNTFAPANRDTVRLGVGDSLRFRLTGWLLAKASYEWATRLPRPDELFGDGILIDTNLDLKPETSHNINLELAADLGQTALGDFRGSVMGFARLADQLIVLVGREGYFTYQNVYAARGTGFTGAAGWTSPGQYLALDGNVTWQDLRNTSSEGTFGIFDGQRIPNQPNVLANGSARVQVSGLATSRDELSLTWRVRYANAFFRSWEKLGSADTKQEVPSQFIHSLSLTYVTRPARATLSWTVDVQNLTDADAFDFYGVQRPGRSVFAKVVAEL from the coding sequence ATGAGAACCATTTTCACAATCTCCCGACATCGCGAACGCCCCTGTCCCGGCTGGGTGCTGCGATGTTGCGCGCTGGTGATGGTGTTGGGCACGAGCGGCCTCGCGTCCGCGCAAACGGGCGCGACCGGGCCCGCCTCCGTGACGCCCTCCCCTTCCGAGGCGGTCTCCGGGGAACGGCCTGGGACGCCCGCCCCCGCGCCTGCTGTCCCCGCGCCTGAGTCCCCCGCCTCGCCCGCGCTCGTCGCGCCCCGGCTGCTCCAGTTCGTCGAGGCGACCTATCCCGTGGAAGCCGAACAGGCCCGGGTGGAGGCGACCGTCCGGCTCCGACTGACGCTGGATGCCCAGGGCACCGTCACCGCGGTGGACGTGCTCGAGGGCGCCGGGCATGGCTTCGACGAGGCGGCCCGCGACGCGGCGCTGCGCTTCCGCTTCGAGCCCGCGCTGCGCGACGGGACGCCCGTGCCCTCGCGCATCCCCTATCTCTACGAGTTCCGCCTGCCCCCCGAGCCGACGCCCCCGGGAGTCGCCTCACCGGAGGAAGTGACTGCCACGGAAGCCCACACCCAGGCTCCTGCGTCCACACCCGAGTCCGGGGAACCAGCGGACGCACACCTCGAGGCCATCGACGTCACGGTGGAGGGCGAGTCGGTGGCCAATCTCAAGCGCCGCTCGGCCGAGGCCGTCCGCGTCATCGAGACGCAGACGCTGCGGCGCGAGGCGGTGGACATGGGCACGGCCCTGGCGCGCACGGAGGGCGTCGGCGTGCGGCGCGCGGGCGGCCTGGGGAGCCGATCCCGCTACTCGCTCGCGGGGTTCTCCGACGACCAGGTGCGCTTCTTCATCGACGGCGTGCCGTTGGAGCTCACGGGCTACGGCCCGGACTTCGCCAATGTCCCGGTGAACCTCGCGCAGCGGATGGAGGTGTACCAGGGCGTCGTGCCGGTGCGCTTCGGCGCGGACGCGCTGGGCGGCGCGGTGCAGATCGTCACCACGGAGAACCTCCGGGCGTCGGCGCTCTCGGCGTCGTACGAGCTCGGCTCGTTCGAAACGCACCGGGTCACCGCGAGCGCGCAGCGCTACTCGGAGGCCACGGGGCTGCTGCTGCGCGCCAGCGGCTTCTTCGACTCCAGCCCGAACGACTACGCCGTGGACGTCACCGTCGCGGACAGCATGGGGCGCGTGCAGTCCGCCCGGCTGCCGCGCTTCCACGACGCCTTCCGCGCGGGCGGCGGCGGACTGGAGGTGGGCTTCGTGGACCGCCCCTGGGCCCGCCGGCTCATCCTCCGCGCCTTCGCGTCCGCGCAGGGCCAGGAGATCCAACACGACGTGACGATGACGTCGGCGTACGGCGAGGCGGACTCGGCCAACCTGTCCGCGGGCGCCACGCTGCGCTTCGACCAGACCTACGCGGAGGACTTCGTCGTCGACGCGGTGGGCGGCTATGTCTACCGGCGCTCGCGGATGACGGACCTGGGCACGTGCGCCTACGACTGGTTCGGGCGCTGCATCTTCGAGCTGCCACAGCCCGGCGAGATGGAGGAGCGCGCCATCGACCGGCGCGTGGGCCAGCACACCGGCTTCGCGCGCGTCAACCTGGGCTGGCACCTGACCCGGGACAAGATGCTCCGGTTGGCGCTCGCGCCCACCTGGGTGGGCCGCGATGGCAGGGACGAGGCCCTGGTGGGGGCGGACGTGGTGGACCCGCTCACGGGCGACCGGTCCGTGTTCAACCTGGTGACGGGCCTCGAGCACGAACTCGATGCGCTGGACGAGCGGCTGGAGAACATCGCGTTCGCCAAGAACTACGTGCAGCGGGCCCGGGCCGAGCGCCTGCTCCCGGACAACACCTTCGCGCCCGCGAACCGGGACACGGTGCGGCTCGGGGTGGGTGATTCGCTGAGGTTCCGGCTCACGGGGTGGTTGCTGGCCAAGGCCAGCTACGAGTGGGCCACGCGCCTGCCCCGACCGGACGAGCTGTTCGGCGATGGCATCCTCATCGACACGAACCTCGACCTGAAGCCGGAGACCAGCCACAACATCAACCTGGAGCTGGCGGCGGACCTGGGCCAGACCGCCCTGGGAGACTTCCGCGGCAGCGTGATGGGCTTCGCCCGACTGGCGGACCAGCTCATCGTCCTCGTGGGCCGCGAGGGGTACTTCACCTACCAGAACGTCTACGCGGCCCGCGGCACGGGCTTCACGGGCGCGGCGGGCTGGACCTCTCCCGGCCAGTACCTCGCCCTGGACGGAAACGTCACGTGGCAGGACCTCCGCAACACGTCGAGCGAGGGCACCTTCGGGATATTCGACGGCCAGCGCATCCCCAATCAGCCGAACGTGCTCGCCAACGGCAGCGCGCGGGTGCAGGTCTCCGGCCTCGCCACCTCACGCGACGAGCTGTCGTTGACCTGGCGCGTGCGCTACGCCAACGCCTTCTTCCGGAGCTGGGAGAAGCTGGGCTCCGCAGACACGAAGCAG